The proteins below are encoded in one region of Streptomyces marianii:
- a CDS encoding GMC oxidoreductase encodes MSAVWGPGTPPVVVADQDEYRADVAVVGSGAGGATTAWALADSGARVLVLERGDFLPHEPENWEPEAVLGQRRYDTTETWSTPSGERFRPMAYYNVGGATKIYGAALIRMRESDFGVVEHLDGMSPAWPFAYADLEPYYGEAERLFKVHGRSGVDPTEPPRSTPFAYPPVAHEPMVAELSAALERGGLHPHHLELGIQRGPGEPCVRCGTCDCFPCLVSAKSDAEVVAMRPALRSDTVRLLTGTRATRLHTDPTGRRVTGISAVRAGRTVRVRAGVVVVSCGAVNSAVLLLRSPAGAGDHTVANSSGLVGRNLMFHNNSVVLAVDPRRRNTVRYQKTLAVNDFYRGGPGFPYPMGNLQLMGKVYPPAVAGLYPYVPGPVLAWLLRRSVDWWVMSEDLPDPGNRVVLRGGRIVVDRRARNIRAHHRLVSTVRSHMRDAGYPLTSFRTMGPAATGHQCGTVVAGTDPRTSVLDGYCRSHDVRNLFVVDAGFFPSSAAVNPTLTIVAQALRTARQGGLLPA; translated from the coding sequence GTGAGCGCCGTCTGGGGTCCCGGGACCCCTCCCGTCGTGGTCGCGGACCAGGACGAGTACCGGGCCGACGTCGCCGTCGTGGGGTCGGGAGCCGGCGGGGCGACGACCGCCTGGGCCTTGGCCGACAGCGGGGCGCGTGTCCTCGTCCTGGAGCGCGGCGACTTCCTCCCGCACGAGCCGGAGAACTGGGAGCCGGAGGCCGTCCTCGGGCAGCGGCGGTACGACACGACCGAGACCTGGAGCACTCCCTCGGGAGAACGCTTCCGGCCCATGGCCTACTACAACGTGGGGGGAGCAACGAAGATCTACGGCGCGGCGCTGATCCGGATGCGCGAGAGCGACTTCGGCGTCGTCGAACACCTGGACGGTATGTCACCGGCGTGGCCCTTCGCGTACGCCGATCTGGAGCCCTACTACGGGGAAGCCGAGCGGCTCTTCAAGGTGCACGGGCGGAGCGGTGTCGACCCGACGGAGCCGCCCCGGAGCACTCCGTTCGCGTATCCGCCCGTGGCGCACGAGCCCATGGTCGCGGAACTGTCCGCCGCGCTGGAGCGAGGGGGACTGCATCCGCACCACCTCGAACTCGGGATACAGCGCGGACCGGGCGAGCCCTGTGTGCGCTGCGGCACGTGCGACTGCTTCCCCTGCCTCGTCAGCGCGAAGAGCGACGCCGAAGTCGTGGCCATGCGGCCCGCCCTGCGGAGTGACACGGTCCGGCTCCTGACCGGGACGCGCGCCACACGTCTGCACACGGACCCCACGGGGAGGCGCGTCACCGGGATCAGCGCTGTGCGCGCCGGACGCACGGTGCGAGTCCGGGCCGGCGTGGTCGTCGTGTCGTGCGGGGCCGTCAACAGCGCTGTGCTGCTTCTGCGGTCTCCCGCCGGGGCCGGGGACCACACCGTCGCCAACAGCAGCGGGCTCGTCGGACGCAACCTCATGTTCCACAACAACAGCGTGGTCCTCGCCGTCGACCCCCGCCGCAGGAACACCGTGCGCTACCAGAAGACGCTGGCGGTGAACGACTTCTACCGCGGTGGACCGGGATTCCCCTACCCGATGGGCAATCTGCAGCTCATGGGGAAGGTCTATCCACCGGCCGTGGCGGGCCTCTACCCTTACGTGCCCGGTCCCGTCCTGGCCTGGCTGCTGCGGCGCAGCGTGGACTGGTGGGTCATGTCGGAGGACCTGCCGGACCCGGGCAACCGGGTCGTACTCCGCGGAGGCAGGATCGTCGTCGACCGGCGGGCGAGGAACATCCGCGCGCACCACCGGCTGGTGTCGACGGTGCGGTCCCACATGCGCGACGCCGGGTATCCGCTGACCTCGTTCCGCACCATGGGCCCCGCGGCCACCGGGCACCAATGCGGCACAGTCGTCGCGGGGACGGATCCCCGTACCTCGGTCCTCGACGGGTACTGCCGCAGCCACGACGTGCGGAACCTGTTCGTGGTGGATGCCGGGTTCTTCCCTTCGTCCGCGGCGGTCAACCCCACCTTGACGATCGTGGCTCAGGCCCTGCGCACGGCCCGGCAAGGCGGCCTTCTGCCCGCCTGA
- a CDS encoding DUF4344 domain-containing metallopeptidase codes for MSRAALAAALLVAALAVASCGGEGGTAGGNGKVTVVYEDDTIKPKDRRAVAVVRESRVLEQLADWVTESVALPHDLAVKVTDRVPPGVTDAVTQPDGRTIFVPPPFLTRIEGVLGKVVRTVERPALFPRTEWNADDLTALSTQFVFGHEMGHALQRQLLLANLGLEEDAADGFASFYTVNEVGPGPSVAAAILFDELAREEGELTLEGLSSDHPVTQQRVFTFLCYLEGSDPKKYHGPLVGAGYLPESRAPLCPQAWAMLDYGWWTQLAPHFSEAFEERGDRAQEKSRDRLIAEMNALGKKLDELRSRQ; via the coding sequence GTGTCGAGGGCTGCGCTCGCGGCCGCGCTGCTCGTCGCCGCCCTCGCCGTCGCCTCGTGCGGCGGCGAAGGCGGGACGGCCGGCGGGAACGGCAAGGTCACGGTCGTCTACGAGGACGACACGATCAAGCCGAAGGACCGGCGAGCCGTGGCGGTTGTCCGTGAGTCCCGTGTGCTCGAACAGCTCGCCGACTGGGTGACCGAGTCGGTCGCCCTGCCGCACGACCTGGCCGTGAAGGTCACCGACAGGGTCCCGCCAGGGGTCACGGACGCGGTCACCCAGCCGGACGGCCGGACGATCTTCGTGCCCCCTCCCTTCCTGACCCGGATCGAGGGGGTCCTCGGCAAGGTGGTCAGGACCGTCGAGCGCCCCGCCCTGTTCCCCCGGACCGAGTGGAACGCCGACGACCTCACCGCGCTGTCGACCCAGTTCGTCTTCGGCCACGAGATGGGCCATGCCCTTCAGCGGCAGCTGCTGCTCGCGAACCTCGGACTCGAGGAGGACGCCGCCGACGGGTTCGCCTCGTTCTACACGGTCAACGAGGTCGGACCGGGCCCCTCGGTCGCCGCCGCGATCCTCTTCGACGAGCTCGCCCGCGAGGAGGGCGAGCTGACACTGGAAGGGCTGTCCAGCGATCATCCCGTCACGCAGCAGCGGGTGTTCACCTTCCTCTGCTACCTCGAGGGGAGCGACCCGAAGAAGTACCACGGGCCGCTGGTCGGCGCGGGGTACCTGCCGGAGTCCCGGGCCCCGCTGTGCCCGCAGGCGTGGGCGATGCTGGACTACGGCTGGTGGACCCAGCTCGCGCCGCACTTCAGCGAGGCGTTCGAGGAGCGGGGGGACAGGGCGCAGGAGAAGTCGCGCGACCGCCTGATCGCGGAGATGAATGCCCTGGGGAAGAAGCTCGACGAGCTCCGCAGCCGGCAGTGA